In a single window of the Desulfovibrio mangrovi genome:
- a CDS encoding M20 family metallopeptidase encodes MIDTIRNYLSDHEEEMLALLEELVLTNSHTPNKAGTDAVASIITKAAESAGFTVRREARNEVGDNIIIETAARKNGGRGVLLCGHMDTVFPPEMGFNTFIRKDNVLYGPGVADMKSGLVAGLYALKALAAADMLKDIPVALICNSDEETGSTHSSELIMQEAQKSDVALVMEGAGDNGDLIIGRKGRIAFELLVKGKAAHAGSAGPDKASAILELARQIQQLEALNDPQTGISLNVGRIEGGVGANTVAEHASAVIEFRYKDEDSRTRMWDAIQKLAAAPQTPGTECSLTIKTMRPSMPTNDAILELYNVVEAIGKELAIPVASMYRGGGSDANFIAQTGIPVLDGLGPIGGKLHTTDEYLLADTIVPRTLLAAVAIRKAFETYCK; translated from the coding sequence ATGATAGACACCATACGCAATTATTTGTCTGACCACGAAGAAGAAATGCTTGCCCTGCTCGAAGAGCTGGTGCTGACGAACAGCCACACCCCGAACAAGGCGGGCACCGACGCCGTGGCCTCCATCATCACCAAAGCCGCTGAATCCGCGGGTTTCACGGTTCGCCGCGAAGCGCGCAACGAAGTGGGCGACAACATCATCATAGAAACAGCGGCGCGAAAGAACGGCGGGCGGGGCGTATTGCTATGCGGCCATATGGACACGGTGTTTCCGCCGGAAATGGGCTTCAATACCTTCATCCGCAAGGATAATGTCCTCTACGGCCCCGGCGTGGCGGACATGAAGTCCGGTCTTGTTGCCGGACTGTATGCCCTGAAGGCGCTTGCTGCCGCCGACATGCTCAAGGATATTCCCGTTGCACTTATCTGCAACTCCGATGAGGAAACCGGTTCCACGCATTCTTCCGAGCTTATTATGCAGGAAGCGCAAAAAAGCGATGTCGCCCTTGTTATGGAAGGAGCCGGTGACAACGGCGACCTTATCATCGGACGCAAAGGCAGAATCGCCTTTGAACTACTCGTCAAAGGGAAGGCAGCCCATGCAGGCAGCGCCGGACCGGACAAGGCCAGCGCCATTCTGGAGCTTGCCCGCCAAATCCAGCAGCTGGAAGCCCTGAATGATCCGCAGACAGGCATTTCCCTGAACGTGGGCCGCATTGAAGGCGGCGTTGGCGCTAACACCGTGGCCGAGCACGCCTCCGCCGTGATCGAATTCCGCTACAAGGACGAAGACAGCAGAACACGCATGTGGGATGCCATCCAGAAACTGGCAGCAGCTCCGCAAACGCCCGGTACGGAATGCTCTCTGACCATCAAGACCATGCGCCCCTCCATGCCCACCAATGACGCAATCCTCGAACTCTACAACGTGGTGGAAGCCATCGGAAAGGAACTGGCTATCCCCGTCGCCAGCATGTACCGAGGCGGCGGCTCGGACGCCAATTTCATCGCGCAGACCGGCATTCCTGTTCTGGACGGTCTCGGGCCCATCGGCGGCAAACTGCATACCACGGACGAATATCTGCTGGCAGACACCATCGTGCCGCGCACGCTTCTGGCGGCGGTTGCCATCCGCAAGGCCTTCGAGACCTACTGCAAATAG
- a CDS encoding ABC transporter substrate-binding protein → MGIGFAGLVWSLMRATLCYVVIAMVMCGGTVRAEAARLQILTSFSPAFYEPFISKFNTLYPDIQVAILNKKTTSAIDELLRGNSRQFDIFWSSSPDAFEILKSSMKLRSSALGRQHSTIAVDGYSVDDPDGYFYGFALSGVGWMWNHSYFRKEGLKPPQNWLDMANPAYYNHMAMSTPSHSGSTHLIVESLLQGMGWEKGWAHLMRMSGNLVTLSARSFSVTEGVKNGQFGMGLVIDILGRPQGVTHTSFQYGEPVFLSAASIAALRNSANSAEAELFIDFVLSPEGQNILLKPEINRLPVSQSMYESGKLDSFELLNLIKAGKSRPYDAYTAQLRYNLINRLFDELITFRLPERRRIWKRLISLEKSGDGASAAVREQVYRLLGEVPVSEAQSRDPEYNKMFASPVASRTAGPELQGQITLWQNFVEERLSRAKELLDSIPVNK, encoded by the coding sequence ATGGGTATTGGGTTTGCTGGTCTGGTGTGGTCCCTGATGAGAGCCACGCTGTGTTATGTTGTTATTGCCATGGTCATGTGCGGAGGGACCGTTCGGGCGGAAGCTGCGCGCCTGCAGATTCTTACGTCGTTCTCACCGGCCTTTTACGAGCCGTTCATCAGCAAGTTCAATACGCTGTACCCCGATATCCAGGTCGCCATACTTAACAAGAAGACAACGTCTGCCATAGATGAGCTGCTCAGAGGCAACAGCAGGCAGTTCGATATTTTCTGGTCCTCGTCGCCGGATGCCTTTGAGATTCTGAAAAGCTCAATGAAACTGCGCTCTTCCGCTCTGGGCAGGCAGCACAGCACCATCGCGGTTGACGGGTATTCGGTGGACGATCCTGATGGCTATTTTTACGGATTTGCCTTGTCCGGTGTGGGCTGGATGTGGAACCACTCCTACTTCAGGAAGGAAGGCTTGAAGCCTCCGCAAAACTGGCTGGATATGGCGAATCCGGCGTATTACAACCATATGGCCATGTCCACGCCCTCCCATTCCGGTTCGACGCACCTTATTGTAGAAAGCCTGCTGCAGGGGATGGGGTGGGAGAAAGGGTGGGCGCATCTCATGCGCATGTCCGGCAATCTGGTCACGCTTTCGGCACGAAGTTTCAGTGTGACGGAGGGCGTGAAGAACGGACAGTTCGGCATGGGGCTGGTGATCGATATTCTCGGGCGGCCACAAGGGGTAACCCATACCTCGTTCCAATACGGGGAACCTGTTTTTCTGTCCGCCGCGAGCATTGCCGCTTTGCGGAACAGCGCCAACTCGGCGGAAGCCGAATTGTTCATCGACTTTGTCCTTTCGCCGGAGGGGCAGAACATCCTGCTCAAGCCTGAGATAAACCGGCTGCCGGTTTCCCAGTCCATGTACGAAAGCGGCAAGCTGGACTCTTTTGAACTGCTGAACCTGATAAAGGCGGGGAAATCCCGCCCGTATGATGCTTACACCGCGCAGTTGCGCTACAATTTGATAAACAGATTGTTTGATGAGCTTATCACCTTCAGACTTCCTGAACGACGCAGGATCTGGAAGCGGCTTATTTCGCTGGAGAAGTCGGGTGATGGAGCCAGCGCCGCTGTCAGGGAGCAGGTATACAGGCTTCTCGGGGAGGTGCCCGTGAGTGAAGCGCAAAGCCGCGATCCCGAATACAACAAGATGTTTGCGTCTCCTGTTGCCAGCAGGACAGCAGGCCCTGAACTGCAGGGGCAGATTACGTTATGGCAGAATTTTGTAGAGGAACGGCTCAGCCGCGCCAAGGAACTGCTGGATAGCATACCCGTCAATAAATGA
- a CDS encoding sigma-54-dependent transcriptional regulator: MTTIGEVFLVDDEAEIRQACRQTFELEGYAIRTFSSAAEVLAEIAPDWLGVVISDVRMPGMDGLELLKRVKELAPELPVVILTGHGDVPMALEAIRLGAYDFLEKPAPPEYLIEVAKRALEARRLCLENRSLKQRLETSADLEGRILGNSPGIKQLRQTVASLATIDVDVLLLGETGVGKELTARSMHECGSRRAGAFVALNCGAIPANLVESELFGHERGAFTSALNRRIGKIEQAQGGTLFLDEVESMPLDVQVKLLRALQERVVERVGSNKSIAVDYRVIAASKIGLREAVRSGTFREDLFYRLNVARVAIPPLRERTEDIMLLLRHFMGIMAERFHRPVPEISPETLQKLQQYYWPGNVRELRNVAQQLVLGLPLDLSVAHLSDDTPQIFGQAAPLDEMMEQYEKQVIEDALTRNEGKIEKTAQYLGIPRKRLYLRMQKYGLQK, from the coding sequence ATGACAACGATAGGTGAAGTTTTTCTGGTTGATGACGAGGCGGAGATCCGGCAAGCATGCCGCCAGACCTTTGAGCTTGAAGGCTACGCCATACGGACCTTCAGTTCAGCGGCGGAAGTGCTGGCGGAGATAGCGCCAGACTGGCTCGGCGTGGTTATCAGCGATGTGCGTATGCCGGGAATGGACGGTCTTGAGCTGCTGAAGCGGGTCAAGGAACTTGCGCCAGAACTGCCTGTGGTCATTCTCACCGGCCATGGCGATGTGCCCATGGCGTTGGAAGCCATTCGTCTGGGAGCCTATGATTTTCTGGAGAAGCCTGCGCCGCCGGAATATCTGATCGAAGTGGCCAAGCGTGCTCTTGAGGCACGCAGGCTCTGTCTTGAAAACCGCAGCCTCAAACAGCGCCTTGAAACAAGCGCGGACCTTGAGGGCCGCATTCTCGGCAACTCGCCGGGTATCAAGCAGCTTCGGCAGACCGTTGCCAGCCTTGCAACCATAGACGTGGATGTACTTCTGCTCGGGGAAACCGGCGTGGGCAAGGAGCTCACCGCCCGTTCCATGCATGAGTGCGGCAGCCGCAGGGCCGGGGCTTTTGTGGCGCTGAACTGCGGGGCCATTCCCGCCAATCTGGTGGAAAGCGAGCTTTTCGGCCATGAACGCGGCGCTTTCACCAGCGCATTGAACCGTCGTATCGGCAAGATCGAACAGGCTCAGGGCGGTACCCTGTTCCTTGATGAAGTGGAATCCATGCCGCTGGATGTTCAGGTCAAGCTTCTCCGCGCCCTGCAGGAGCGTGTGGTGGAACGGGTGGGCAGCAACAAGAGTATTGCCGTGGACTACCGTGTTATCGCCGCTTCCAAGATCGGCCTGCGGGAAGCTGTGCGCAGCGGCACCTTCCGTGAGGACTTGTTCTACCGTCTCAATGTGGCGCGTGTGGCCATTCCGCCGTTGCGTGAAAGAACTGAAGATATCATGCTGCTTCTCCGGCATTTCATGGGCATCATGGCGGAGCGTTTTCACAGGCCTGTGCCGGAGATTTCGCCCGAGACGTTGCAGAAGCTTCAGCAGTATTACTGGCCCGGAAACGTGCGTGAGCTGCGTAACGTGGCGCAGCAGCTGGTACTTGGTCTGCCGCTTGACCTGTCTGTCGCCCACCTGAGCGATGATACTCCGCAGATTTTTGGTCAGGCCGCGCCGCTTGACGAGATGATGGAGCAGTATGAGAAGCAGGTTATTGAAGATGCGCTGACCCGCAATGAAGGGAAGATAGAGAAGACAGCGCAGTATCTGGGTATTCCCCGCAAGCGCCTGTACCTGCGGATGCAGAAGTACGGGTTGCAGAAGTAG
- a CDS encoding ATP-binding protein, translated as MMKNIPVFYGIWARLLMAFGAIAAMTVLAVMTALFLLEKSSDIFATITERQLPELARVAGFAEIGGQIMAIAPSLASAADEEEQARIRADLNDLLVRFKRDLEVLEANNPQVASELDLLLNQLSANLFAMQMKVAERLRLEAVLLKYMERLRWLYSDLLGEIEPLGQDLNYNLDAELDRMISAAGRGNRQVAVGRLRTTRNLKKIVEGMGNNGDLLVSLLLQASSVQREAQVENLDALARDTSTALKFALEEFSEEASALTLRHSLQEIMSLAEGPEGVFAIKKQILASETDGQAMLSENRRIVGLLRKSIESIVANSQQEAFEAAAVTKRKLDRATWAQLGLVFLSLVIAACVLWFYVRGSIVARLNALGNSMRAIAAGDLDHPVPEAGSDEVGQMAAALRVFRDTARSVEEANAQAIIDNAAAGLVIVEPDGEIRFFNLMAVTLFAADPQGMTGSSIFSLLSEQDRVPLREAFAFTFSGGSDQIQILCQGVRSDGGEFPVEMVIRPIQQRSQRRLMVTMHDVTEREKAEELLRRRVKLKTDHLSRINERLRLEVKERRRVQDELVQAGKLAALGQLSAGIAHELNQPLSAIRYYIHNARLLLQRGQLDLHEENIGKISELSERMAKMINHLKSFARLPSNKLQPVDVVTAIDHALSLLNRRITDEGIVIERRYENRPHLILAEDIRLEQVLVNVVGNAIDAVAMQPADNRTVSLDIVERDGNLCIEVADSGPGIPAEVREAIFDPFYTTKEVGKGLGLGLSISYNIVKDMRGAIEATAADTGGTRFIISFQKVDEQV; from the coding sequence ATGATGAAGAACATACCGGTATTTTATGGCATCTGGGCCAGATTGCTTATGGCTTTCGGCGCCATTGCGGCCATGACCGTGCTTGCGGTCATGACTGCTCTTTTCCTGTTGGAAAAATCCAGCGACATCTTTGCCACCATCACGGAGCGGCAGCTCCCTGAGCTTGCCCGCGTGGCGGGATTTGCGGAAATCGGCGGGCAGATCATGGCCATTGCGCCGAGCCTTGCCTCGGCGGCGGATGAAGAGGAACAGGCACGGATACGGGCCGATCTCAACGACCTGCTGGTGCGCTTCAAGCGTGATCTGGAGGTGCTTGAGGCAAATAACCCGCAGGTTGCCAGTGAGCTTGATCTGTTGCTGAACCAGCTTTCCGCCAACCTGTTTGCCATGCAGATGAAGGTGGCTGAGCGACTCAGGCTTGAAGCCGTGCTTCTGAAATACATGGAACGGCTGCGTTGGCTCTATTCGGACCTGCTCGGCGAGATTGAACCGTTGGGACAGGACCTGAACTACAACCTTGATGCCGAACTGGATCGCATGATCAGTGCGGCAGGGCGAGGAAACCGGCAGGTGGCGGTGGGTCGCCTGCGTACCACGCGCAATCTCAAGAAGATTGTCGAAGGCATGGGCAACAACGGCGACCTGCTCGTGAGTTTGTTGTTACAGGCGTCGTCCGTTCAGCGGGAGGCGCAGGTGGAGAACCTTGACGCTCTGGCTCGTGATACGAGCACTGCGCTGAAATTCGCACTGGAGGAGTTCTCCGAAGAGGCCAGCGCGCTGACGCTTCGCCACTCTCTGCAGGAAATCATGTCGTTGGCCGAAGGGCCTGAGGGCGTGTTTGCCATAAAGAAGCAGATTCTTGCCAGCGAGACGGACGGGCAGGCCATGTTGTCTGAAAACCGCCGTATCGTGGGCTTGCTGCGAAAGTCCATAGAATCCATTGTCGCCAACAGCCAGCAGGAAGCCTTCGAGGCTGCCGCCGTGACCAAGCGGAAGCTGGACCGGGCCACATGGGCCCAGCTGGGGCTGGTGTTCCTGAGTCTTGTCATTGCGGCCTGTGTGCTGTGGTTCTACGTGCGCGGCAGCATCGTTGCGCGGCTTAATGCCCTTGGCAACAGCATGCGCGCCATTGCCGCCGGTGACCTTGACCACCCCGTACCCGAGGCCGGGAGTGACGAGGTCGGGCAGATGGCCGCAGCGTTGCGTGTCTTCCGTGATACGGCGCGGTCCGTTGAAGAAGCCAATGCACAGGCCATCATCGATAATGCGGCGGCAGGTCTTGTCATTGTCGAACCGGACGGGGAGATCAGGTTCTTCAACCTCATGGCCGTGACCTTGTTTGCCGCTGATCCGCAGGGCATGACAGGGAGCTCCATCTTCTCTCTGCTTTCCGAGCAGGACAGAGTGCCTCTGCGCGAGGCTTTTGCCTTCACCTTCAGCGGAGGTTCCGATCAGATTCAGATACTCTGTCAGGGCGTCAGAAGCGATGGCGGAGAATTCCCTGTTGAAATGGTCATTCGTCCCATCCAGCAGCGCTCACAGCGGCGGCTCATGGTCACTATGCATGATGTGACCGAGCGCGAGAAGGCGGAAGAACTGCTGCGCAGACGCGTGAAGTTGAAGACGGACCACCTGAGCCGCATCAATGAGCGTCTCCGGCTGGAGGTTAAGGAGCGCCGACGCGTTCAGGATGAACTGGTGCAGGCAGGTAAGCTCGCGGCCCTGGGACAGCTTTCCGCAGGCATTGCCCATGAGCTGAACCAGCCGCTTTCAGCCATCCGTTACTACATTCATAATGCCCGCCTGCTGCTGCAGCGGGGGCAGCTTGATCTGCACGAGGAAAACATAGGCAAGATCAGTGAACTGAGCGAGCGGATGGCAAAGATGATTAACCATCTCAAGTCATTTGCCCGTCTGCCTTCCAACAAGCTGCAGCCGGTCGATGTGGTGACGGCCATTGATCACGCTCTTTCCCTCCTGAATCGCAGAATAACGGACGAGGGCATTGTCATAGAGCGGCGGTATGAAAACAGGCCTCATCTGATTCTTGCTGAAGATATTCGTCTGGAGCAGGTGTTGGTGAATGTTGTCGGCAACGCCATAGACGCCGTGGCCATGCAACCTGCGGACAACAGGACGGTTTCGCTGGATATTGTGGAGCGGGACGGCAACCTGTGCATAGAGGTGGCCGACAGCGGGCCGGGGATTCCGGCTGAAGTCCGCGAGGCCATTTTCGACCCCTTCTACACTACCAAGGAAGTGGGGAAGGGACTTGGACTCGGGCTTTCAATCTCGTACAACATAGTAAAGGACATGAGAGGGGCCATTGAGGCCACGGCCGCCGATACGGGCGGCACACGATTTATCATCTCATTCCAGAAGGTTGATGAGCAGGTATGA